The Persephonella sp. genomic interval ATAAGGAAACCAGTAAAGTAAAAACTATAACCCCAATAGTTGCATTTTTAACCAGCTCTTTAGATGGCCAGGTTACCTTTTTTAACTCTTCTTGAACTTCTTTAAAAAACTGAGGCAATTCACTAATTTTCATCTTTTCTCCATAAATCAAAAGCGGGGCAGGAAGGACTCGAACCCTCGACCGCGGGATTTGGAGTCCCGTGCTCTACCAACTGAGCTACTGCCCCTTTTAGTTTATTTTATTTCTCTGTGAATAGTATGCTTTTTGCAAAATTTGCAATATTTTCTAAGCTCAAGTCTTTCTGTATGTTTTCTCTTATTTTTAGTTGTTGTGTAATTCTTTCTTTTGCACTCAGTGCAAGCCAGAGTAATTATTTCCCTTGCCATTTATATTCCCCTTACTCAATTATTTTAGTAACTACACCGGCACCAACAGTTCTACCACCTTCTCTGATAGCAAATCTCATTTGCTCCTCTATAGCTACCGGCTCCATTAATTCCACTGTCAACTCTACGTTGTCACCTGGCATTAC includes:
- the secE gene encoding preprotein translocase subunit SecE, which codes for MKISELPQFFKEVQEELKKVTWPSKELVKNATIGVIVFTLLVSLYLWGLDLIFSRIFDYLYK
- the rpmG gene encoding 50S ribosomal protein L33 translates to MAREIITLACTECKRKNYTTTKNKRKHTERLELRKYCKFCKKHTIHREIK